DNA from Doryrhamphus excisus isolate RoL2022-K1 chromosome 19, RoL_Dexc_1.0, whole genome shotgun sequence:
AAATAGCAGCATCACTCATACCTAGCAGCATTAGCCTTGAATCAGCCTTACTTGTGGTATTAGCAGTGCTAGCAGTGTTAGCAGAGCTAGCAGATTTAGCCTAGCATCAGCTATGCCAGCAACATTAGCAACAATAGCAGCATCAgtaatgtatgtaatgcatAGCTTTAGCGATGCTAGCTGGCATTTCATTAGAACAAATGTGATGGTGCCTCCTAGCGGTTACCTGGTTGGCAAGCAGGCTTAGGATTCTGTCCAAATCTTCTACCAGCTTCTGGAAGGTCGGCCGACAGGATGGGACGGCGTGCCAGCAGTCTCGCATCATAACGTAGCTGCCAAAGATGTAGTCTGGTTGCTCCTCTGTGGTGTTTGCCACCTCCAGAGGAACAtcaatgatgtgtgtgtgtttgttcgcTCACATTTCCTGTGTGCACGCTGGTGGCTTCTCCATGCGGTGACCTTCCTTCAGCAGCTTGAAGACTTCCTCAACCGGAATGCCGGGATAAGGACAACCTCCCAGCGTGAAAATCTCCCACAGCAGGACACCGTAAGACCACCTGGGACACGTAAGACCACGTAAGAACCACACCAATAGGAAGACGACGTCTACTAGAGGAAACTgtctgctagcatgttagcatgccggCGTGAAGACTCACACATCGCTTTGGTGTGTGTAGACGCGGTCAAACAACGCTTCGGGCGCCATCCACTTGACGGGCAAAGGACCCTGAGGAGTACAAGACAACGTTATTAGACTCTCACGCTGGTTCCGGACCGTTCCGTCTCACGTTGGTGGTCTTCTTGTAGTAGTCCACGTGGTGCACGTCTCTGGCCAGGCCGAAGTCGGCGATCTTCATCACGTAGTCATGGGTGACGAGGACGTTGCGGGCCGCCAGGTCTCGGTGTACGCACTGAGCGAGACGAGCGGTGAGGGTTGGCCAGAGGGGGGGCGCCCATTCGTCATTACGGCATCTCACCTTCTTGGATGCAAGATACGACATCCCTCGGGCCACCTGGTACGACGCCGACACCAGTTCTTGTAGCTCCATGCCGACCGGCACCGCCTGCCCCGGGTACTCGGGCGGCCGGCGAGCTCGTAGGTGCTCTCTTAGGTTCCCGCGCGCAGCATACTCCACCACCACAAAGAGCGGGCCTGCGACACACACGAGCGCCGTTCAGGTGCTGTGCGGCGGGGCGCCGGACGTGTGGCGGGCTTACCGTCATGCGTGCAGGCGCCGATCAGGTTGATGATGTTCTTGTGGCGTCCGATGGTCTTCATCATTTGCATCTCTGAGATGAGGTCCAACTGGTCCTTCTCGCCGGCGTCCGCTGCACACAACAGGAAATGCGAGTCAGCGTCATCGGACAAGTGAGAAAGGGAAACATCATCACCTTTCAGCATCTTCACCGCCACCTTGGTGACGCGTGCCGGCTGGTCCTCGTCCATGCCGATGATCTCCGCCAATGCCACCCGTCCAAAGCAGCCCTCCCCCAGCGGCTTACCCAATGCCAGCCTGCTCGCATGCAAACACACGTCACTGGCTCCGCCCACTTTTCAAAGACATCGTCCACGCTTGTCACTCACCTGTCACGAGGAAGTTCCCACTGAGGGTCGTATGGAATCTGGTCCTTAGCGGGCCGAGACATCTTGGACTGTTCGGGGGACGTCAAGGACACCTGCAGAGACACTCCTGGATGTTAGCGTGGCGTGCTAGCGTGATGCCGCCGGCGCTAACATCACCTGTCTCTTCAGCACCACGCTCTTGGCGAGTTTGTGGACCGCCAGCTGACTGCTGACGGTGCTCTTCCTGGGGGCGGAGCAAAGCTTGCAGATGACAGCCGTGAAGATGAGGGTGATGGCGATGAAGAAGCCGAGACAGTAAATAAAGATCTGCAGGTAGTTGTTGGAGGGGGGTGGGGCAGGAGGCGGATCTGAGACACGGAGACAAAGGACCAATCGATTAGCTATGCTACAGTATTGATGCTACATTAGCAATGCCAGCAGCATTAGCAACGCTACAATAGCAATGCAATGTTATGCAGCATTATGGATGCTATTGTAGCAGTGCTAGCAGCATCAGCAATATTACATTAGTGATGCGAGCATCATTAATGCTACATTAACAATGCCAGCAGCATTAGCAATGCTACATTAGGCATGCTACATTACCGATGCTTGCAGGATTGGCAAAGCTGCAACAGCAATGCTACCTTAGCAATGCTATCAACATTAGCAATGACACATTAGCAGTGCTAACATCATTAGCAATGATACAAGCAATGATGCACTTGCAACGCCACCATCATTAGCAATGTTCATTAGCAATAATACTTTAGCAATGCTACCTTACCAATACTAGCAGCCTTAGCAGTACTACATTAGAAATGCGACATAAGTGGTGCTAGCAGCATTAGCAATGCTACATTGGAGATGCTACATTAGCGGTGATAGCAATGTTTGGCAATTAGCAATGCCAGCAATATTTATGGTGCTCACAGCATTAGCAATTCTCGCACCATTGGCTATGCTACGTTAGCAGTGCTACATTAGCAATGCCAGCAGCTATATTGATGCTAACTGCATTGCGGGTTAGCAATTGCCGGTTCGCAATGCCGATCAAAATGGCGGCTTACCTTTGAGCACGGTGAGCCAAGCCGAGTGTTGCGAGACGCCGATGGAGTTTGCGGCCACACACGCGTACTCGCCGGCGTCGTCGATGCTCACGTTCCTCAGAGTCAGAACCTCCATGTCTTCATTGGTGGTGTTGACGTCCCCCATCTGTGAAATACCGGATTAGCTTGTTGCTAACACTAGCCAACTTCCGTGACCCACCTTGACTACAAGGCTGCTGGAGCGTCCGTCGGGTGGGTGGACCTGTTTGACCCACTGCACGTGAGGCTGCAGGTCGCTAAACACGCGACACACGAAGCGCACGTCACTGCCGACCACTGCCGTCTGATTGGCCGGCAGGCCGGCCTGGAGGAGGGGCCTGTAGGAGGCACGCTCTGTGGCCGAAAGCATCTGGGTTACTAAGAGGGCGTGGCAGCACGGTCAGGTGACTTACCGATTACGTCCAAGCGGTACGTGTGCTCGATGACGCCGTGCGGGTTTTCCACCACGCAGGTGTAGTTTCCGCTGTCGGACGGGACCAGCGAATCCAAGGTGAGCATCCATGCGTGGTCTTTGATCTGAGGTCAGCAGACACCCTTTAAGCCCCGCCCACGTCGGCCATGTTGACTCAGTAAGAAAATCACCTTGTAGCCGCCGAGTCTTTGATCCTGGCGGACATCTTTGCCGCTCTTGTACCAGTGCAGACGCagaggcggacttcctgttgcagGGCACCGGAACTTCACAGTCTTACTGGCGGGAAGGGCGTATAACTTCCTGTGCATCTTCTTCGGGGACGTCCACCGCGGCGCCATCACTAGTAAGGAGAGAGAAGAATGGCCATCTTGgaagaagaaagaggaagtgacatcactcaCCTTGATGTGCCAGGTGTTCGCTGCTCGTTGATGTTTCCTCGGAGGAGGACTGGTCTTCGTCGTCCTCGGAGGACGTCCCCGTGGCGACTGAAAggttcacacgcacacacagcacaGCGCTAGTAGCGTAGCGGTTCACGTGTGGCGTGACGCGCCATCGACAGGCGATGAAGATTCCAGGGTGTGGTCAGGTGACAGGAAGATGACATCACGGTCATCATCTCACCTGAGTCCGAGTCATCGGGGTGTTTCccagagacaggaagtagacagATGACAAGAAGCAGCAGGCGGCAGGACATCATCTTGATTTCGGATGACCCTTGACCCTGATGGCAGGGGGTGCGGCACTCAGGGGGCATGAGCCACTTCCTGATTGGAGGGGAAACACAAGGTTACGCTGAATCGGGCTGAAGCGAGATAGCGCTCCAAGAAGGCGACTTCTTTTAAGCGCTGAAACACTAAATCCTGAAATCCGGATTTAGACCTCTGTTTCTTTAttccaaataaattaaatattccgCTTATAATCTTACAGGGAAGATTCCTTTGTCTAGACGTGAGCTGCTGGTTAACAGATAAGAAAGCAATGCAGGGAAAAGCCAAAACCTTCGCTAAGCTAACGGTGGACCCCAAAGGTTCTCCAAGGACTGACCACGGTTACACAATGGATGTTATACGGAGTCACCAAACTTTAGACCCCTCCTACACCCACTAATGTGTCCACGCCACCAAACAAGGTGATTGCGTCCCACGATGAAGAAAACAACAACTTCACCATGAAAGCTATCAACAAGCTAGCCAATAAAAACGCTAATGCTAGCTAATGCTAGAGGTGTCTCCTCTCATCAAGTTGTCTATTTGAAACTTTGTACCCCAACTCTAAAACTTCATCTGAACACAATAGACAATCTTTGTCCCCTTCCTCACTTTCTCCATCTGCCTCGTTTGTTTCAAAGCAGTGACAACTCAACACTTGAtgcactttttaaataaaagcttttattttgaagggagaaaaaacatccaaagctaCTTGGCCCcgtgtgaaaaagtgactgcTCCCTCATTAAACATAAGTTAAatgaattgagatctatcagtgtaggaaaggttatgaagccatttgggtggctttgggactccagccaaccccAGTGAgagccatcatccacaaatggCTAACACATGGaagagtggtgaaccttcccaggagtggctggccgaccaaaatgaccccaagagcgcagccaggactcacaaaagaccccacaacaacatccaaaaaagcgcaggtctcacttgcctcagttaagatccgtgttcatgactccaccatgagaaagacactgggcaaaaacgacctgcatggcagagttccaagaccaaaagcaCTGCTGACCACTAAGAGCATGAAGGCTGgtgaaacatcttgatgatcccaagacctttgggaaaacagAACAAGAAAAGTccaacatggtggtggtagtttgaCGGTCTTCCGCTTGAGGTCCCGGAAGAAGCATGAAttgtgctgaaggagaatgtggCGCCATCTGTGGGTGggctcaagctgaaagcaacttaGCTTGTGCGGCAGGACCATGAGGACCATGATCCAAAACCcagcagcaagtccaccaatgcaaatgaagactttgtccTGAGCTGAATCCTATTTCAGTCGTGTTCATGATGTCACGGACATGAGTGACGCGTGTTTTCAAGTTAAAGTGAACCAAGTGAGACTACAAACAtgaatattatacattatattaatattatgaagtTTGGAGGCAGACTTACCTTGACGATGTCGTCCAATCAGCTGAGAGGACGTCTTCTCTTGTTCACTGTGTTGGCTTCACGTCTGTTctacttcatcatcatcatctttgctTCGGAAGACCAAGCAGCACCTCCCCGGGGGCGTGTCCAGCTCGCCATCAGCCATCTCATGAAAGATGACATTTGGAGTTGTGTGAGTGGCGGGACACATCCAGCATTGTGAGGTCATCGACGCGGGCACGTGACCTGCGGTGGCCGGGGTGAGAGGTCAGCTCTTCAgcgcaaaatacaaataatgggGGCAGgttttctgcttcctgttttcatCTTTGCCTTCTGACTGGGATGGAACGCCCAATCAGAATCCGTCAGAACCACAACCATCCGGAACATTCCAGTCACCAAAATATAGCCAGAACTTCCTGTTTTCTCCATGTGAGGTCACATGACTGTACGCTATGGAATGGGTCGTAGCCCTGATGCTAACACGTTAGCACACACGAGAGAGATGAAAGAGACGGTAAAGAATGTTGTGCAAAACTTTACTTGAGAAATAAAGTGAATCCAGAAAAAAGACTTTCCAACAACGAAAGCAGGGATTCACTCCACTtcgtcgtgtgtgtgtgcgtgtgtggccGAGACCGAAATAACGCTGCCGTGCTTGTGGACATTCCTGGGCTTGCGGTGTGGGCGTGCACGAAGGGAGGAAGCTGCATGATTGTGTGTTTTCCTGACAAACATGTGACTcggacacacatgcacgcactgTGTGCTTTTAATATTCACTACACGTCACGTCACACATAACCAAACTTGTAACAAGCTCCAATGAGTCACGTGGTGGTTGTGATGATgcgtgttgccatggtaactctGGGTGCTTGTGGTCTTCAAACCAGACTGACCCTTGTTGTCTTGTCTGATGGTGACGTCATCAGTATTGTTTagtacaggggtcagcaacACACGGCTCCAGGGACGTGACTAAAACTCCTGCTCGTGTTTCCCTGGGGGACTTAGCTTGTCATGGTTATGGCCCCATTACTGTGTGAGATCTTTCAATCTGCAAGATCTGCCTCTCCTGGCCATCGTTCTGGCGACACCcggtggccaatgtagaatactacattaacAAGTTGAACCTTTTTACTTCTTTTAGCCATTTTAacgcttgaaaatgcttcatttaggccaagaatacatACAACTTGCATTGCATTATGCATTAAACCCCAGCGAATAACGATGTGGCGAGGTGCGACTGAGAGTTCTAAAAATTTTATTCACCACATCTGAAATAAAGCGTCAAGTCAATGGAGGACCAGTCACATTCCCCCCCAAGCACATGAATAATACATCTCACAGAGATGCATTCAGCCACACACGGGTACCCGCATGCTATTTCCATACAAGCAGGTCCACTTCCTGGCAGGCTCATGGTGGACCTGAGGTGTCCCGGGTGTGGTGGTCAGGGTAGTCCAGGACGTGTCGCTTGGCCTGCAGGACGTGCTGCTGGTGTTTCAGGTACACCTTGAACGAGCCCTTCAGCAGCACGAAGGTGACGCCACCCTGTCGGAGGGAGGACCACAGTGAGTTGTCGCCGTTACTGTAAAATGTCAACCAGGAGAGCGGAGTCACCAGGATGCTCTGCTGCAGGTTGGAGGTCACTCGTCGGAAGAGAAGACGTCCAAGCAGACTGGAGATCCACGGCAGGACCAGAGCGCCACACAGAGTACGAGACACAGACAGGTGGTCTCCTGGTGCAGCCAGGGGGGGCAGGTGGCTGCTCACGCCTACGTGACAACAGCAGCACACGAGTAAAACATCTGGCTGATTCcatgagggtgtgtgtgtgtgtaccgagTTGTCGCTGGTAGGAGTATCTGAGCCACAGCCTGACCAGGAAGTCCTCCCAACGGACCATCTTCCCCAGGACCAGAATGACAGGGATGGTGGGCAGGCCCATGAGTAAGAAGAATGGGTCGGCCCGTTCCATCATGTTCAAACCTTTCTTGTGTCCTACAACCTGGACACGACAACACAGTGAgaagaacacacacaccacttccTGCGCTCAAACCGTCTCCCCACACCTGCATGACAGTCACAGCGCCATACGTGACGGCAGACCAGTACGCCGTCCCCACCAGCATGCCAAAGGCGGCGAGCGGACTGGCCCGTGACAGCGCTCGGTCCAGCTGCTGGAGGAAGTAGACCAGCGGACCTGAAGACACCACAATCACTACAGCAGCTCTCCACGTCAAAGCCACTAGAAGATCACCTTCTCACGCACCCATCTTTGGGAAGACAATGTGGTACCGCGTGCCACACTGAGGACAGCTGCCGCCGTCGCCGTCGCTTCCTCTCTGCTTCTCATCCAACCAACGCTGAAGACACGACTGATGGATCCATTTGGTGCAACCTTTACACCTGCAGGGACTCACCCACTCCGCACGGCGGTCATCGCTCTCGCTTGCAAAACACACCCAACAGTGTCTGACACACAGTGAGGACAtcacaggtcaaaggtcatcgtATGCTTGTACAGGAAGTCGACATCAAGCTTTCATTTTTGCTCTGAGTAAAAATGAAACTTCAGGAGCTGGTCTTACTTCTCCAGCTGCACCTCAGCAAGAGCCATggtatttttcctcttaatgtAACCATGGAAGCATCTGATGAATGGAACGTAGCAATGTATTACGCTTTAATAAGCCACAATACCGCGAAGGTTAACTTCAAAGTGCCATGCTAACTAAGCTACTTCTACTAAGCTAGGCTACAGCGACAAACGAGCGCCTTCCGTAGTTCACGATGTCAGCTCAAAACACACCTCTGTGGACACAACTTGCCTTCAAAAGGAAAGTAATTTGAAGTTTTTACACAATTTGTCATGAATTCCTGTCTGCCAGTGACTCGATGTTTGCCTTTGTGTGAGCTTCACGGACTTTCCTGACAAGGCACGCCTGCTTTTCGTTGCTTTGTTCTGATTGGCCGGGAGGGATGTTCACGGCACAAGGAAAGTGTAGGAGATTGGAGTGTCAGGCTTCAGAGTCGATATGGATGatggataattcattcattcattttctaccgcttatcgcgggggtgctggagcctatcccggctgccttcgggagagaggcggggtacaccctggactggtgaccagccaatcacagggcacatatagacaaacaaccattcacactcacgttcatacctatggacaaattagagtcgccaattaacctagcatgtttttggaatgggggagtcccggggagaacatgcaaactccacacaaagatggccgatggtggaattgaactcgggtctcctagctgtgtgtgcTGTGGAGCCCATGATGCATAATGTATAGTGATAATATAATTGACGCGGATTAGCCTCTAAACGTTGTGTCCTTTAAGACTGACAAATAATGTAATTCTAAAGCAAGCTCCAATTTGAAGCAACTCTCCTTACAGCCACAAATCAAACCAAATGATTTCTGCTATTCTAGTGAGGATATAATTCCCCGAGTTCCACTGGGCAAACAAGTGAAATGCACGGTCTCTGATCCAAGTTCCAATTGCTTCTGACTCCTGTCTCACCCATGAGACACCTCAATTTGGTTGGTCACACCGCCTGCCAATCACACTGCTGACGTGTTGTGGCGCTGGAGGGGCGGGACAGTCCGCAGTGAGGAGCCGCGGACTGCACAGTGACAGGGCGTCATTTACACACTTTTGACACAATTCACACTAAACTGGACGCAACACGCAGACGCATCCATAGACGCGCGCCCGGCCAATCTAGTCCGTCATGGAGTCCTATGACATCTTAGCTAATCAGCCTGTTGTGATCGATAATGTGagtatgatgatgtcattcatcCACACCCAAACCGAGACCGTCGCTTGCTAGCTGTTAGCTTAGCTTCGCTATTGTCTTGTAGGCAAGTCCAGCTTTGCTTACCAACACCCCCGCGTCCAAATATTCTACAGAAACCTTTTTATTTTCACCGTCAATATATTGTTTGGATTCcgctattagcattagcaagagTCGCAGCTAGCCGCGAGTGCGAGCCGGCTAGCTGAGGTGACAGAAGATAAATGTTAGCTTCTTTAGCTTCGGCACCAAAACATTTCCCTCCTCGCTGGTCATACGAGTTCATTATCTCCATTGTAACAAACATACAGCATGCTTTTAATGTGTACTATCTCTTTGGTTGATGCTTATTTAAAGAGAACGTTCTCCGTGGTCTCCTAGGAGGGACATCACGCTGTCTTTACAGGACGGGACaaagtgctgtgtgtgtgtgtggcctccAGCTGTGTCTCATGaccctcctctcctcttcccGGCACAGCTGATGTTCAAACTAGGGTGCACATTGATGCTAGCAGGGTTCTTCATATGTTGTCACGTGTCTCTGCAGGGTTCAGGGGTCATTAAGGCTGGTTTTGCTGGCGACCAGATCCCTAAATACTGTTTCCCTAACTAGTGAGTCTTCCTCGTCAACCTAAGCATGATGTTGTCATCCTTGGACTATTAACACACCcgatcaatgtgtgtgtgtgacagtgtgGGGCGTCCCAAACATGTGCGTGTCATGGCGGGGGCCCTGGAGGGAGACCTGTTCATTGGGCCTAAAGCAGAGGTGGGTGTGTTTGTATGAACATGGCTGTCATCCATGTCTCATCCTATTCCATTCTAATGACAGACACGCCTCCCTCCTGGAGAAATACATGTTGgactcaagtgtgtgtgtgtgtgtgagacaggaaCATCGTGGTCTGCTGTCGGTGCGCTATCCCATGGAGCACGGCATCGTGAAGGACTGGAATGACATGGAGAGGATCTGGCAGTACGTTTACTCCAAGGAGCAGCTGCAGACCTTCTCAGAGGAGGTCAGAGTCGTCTTCTTATTGCTCTTCTGTGATGACGTCATGGGCTGATTGGCATAAtcgttgtgtgtgtgcgtgtaccaGCATCCAGTTCTACTGACGGAGGCTCCTCTCAATCCCACCGTCAACCGAGAGAAGGCAGCGGAGGTGTTCTTTGAGACCTTCAACGTTCCCGCTCTCGCCATCTCCATGCAGGCAGTTCTCAGCTTGTAAGTACCACCTGACATCTTCCTGGCGTCTTCCTAGCACCACTAAGCACCTAGTATCTTCATAGCGTCTTCTTAGCATATTCCTAGCACCACTAAGCATCTGGTATCTTCATAGCATCTCCATAGCATCTTCCCAGCACCACTAAGCACATGGGATCTTCCTAGCGTCTTCCTAGCATCTTCCTAGCACCACTAAGCACCTGGTATCTTCCGAATCTCTTCCTAGCATTT
Protein-coding regions in this window:
- the fgfr1b gene encoding fibroblast growth factor receptor 1b isoform X2, coding for MPPECRTPCHQGQGSSEIKMMSCRLLLLVICLLPVSGKHPDDSDSVATGTSSEDDEDQSSSEETSTSSEHLAHQVMAPRWTSPKKMHRKLYALPASKTVKFRCPATGSPPLRLHWYKSGKDVRQDQRLGGYKIKDHAWMLTLDSLVPSDSGNYTCVVENPHGVIEHTYRLDVIERASYRPLLQAGLPANQTAVVGSDVRFVCRVFSDLQPHVQWVKQVHPPDGRSSSLVVKMGDVNTTNEDMEVLTLRNVSIDDAGEYACVAANSIGVSQHSAWLTVLKDPPPAPPPSNNYLQIFIYCLGFFIAITLIFTAVICKLCSAPRKSTVSSQLAVHKLAKSVVLKRQVSLTSPEQSKMSRPAKDQIPYDPQWELPRDRLALGKPLGEGCFGRVALAEIIGMDEDQPARVTKVAVKMLKADAGEKDQLDLISEMQMMKTIGRHKNIINLIGACTHDGPLFVVVEYAARGNLREHLRARRPPEYPGQAVPVGMELQELVSASYQVARGMSYLASKKCVHRDLAARNVLVTHDYVMKIADFGLARDVHHVDYYKKTTNGPLPVKWMAPEALFDRVYTHQSDV
- the marchf5l gene encoding E3 ubiquitin-protein ligase MARCHF5 isoform X1; the encoded protein is MTNCVKTSNYFPFEGKLCPQRCFHGYIKRKNTMALAEVQLEKHCWVCFASESDDRRAEWVSPCRCKGCTKWIHQSCLQRWLDEKQRGSDGDGGSCPQCGTRYHIVFPKMGPLVYFLQQLDRALSRASPLAAFGMLVGTAYWSAVTYGAVTVMQVVGHKKGLNMMERADPFFLLMGLPTIPVILVLGKMVRWEDFLVRLWLRYSYQRQLGVSSHLPPLAAPGDHLSVSRTLCGALVLPWISSLLGRLLFRRVTSNLQQSILGGVTFVLLKGSFKVYLKHQQHVLQAKRHVLDYPDHHTRDTSGPP
- the marchf5l gene encoding E3 ubiquitin-protein ligase MARCHF5 isoform X2, which produces MALAEVQLEKHCWVCFASESDDRRAEWVSPCRCKGCTKWIHQSCLQRWLDEKQRGSDGDGGSCPQCGTRYHIVFPKMGPLVYFLQQLDRALSRASPLAAFGMLVGTAYWSAVTYGAVTVMQVVGHKKGLNMMERADPFFLLMGLPTIPVILVLGKMVRWEDFLVRLWLRYSYQRQLGVSSHLPPLAAPGDHLSVSRTLCGALVLPWISSLLGRLLFRRVTSNLQQSILGGVTFVLLKGSFKVYLKHQQHVLQAKRHVLDYPDHHTRDTSGPP
- the fgfr1b gene encoding fibroblast growth factor receptor 1b isoform X1 codes for the protein MPPECRTPCHQGQGSSEIKMMSCRLLLLVICLLPVSGKHPDDSDSVATGTSSEDDEDQSSSEETSTSSEHLAHQVMAPRWTSPKKMHRKLYALPASKTVKFRCPATGSPPLRLHWYKSGKDVRQDQRLGGYKIKDHAWMLTLDSLVPSDSGNYTCVVENPHGVIEHTYRLDVIERASYRPLLQAGLPANQTAVVGSDVRFVCRVFSDLQPHVQWVKQVHPPDGRSSSLVVKMGDVNTTNEDMEVLTLRNVSIDDAGEYACVAANSIGVSQHSAWLTVLKDPPPAPPPSNNYLQIFIYCLGFFIAITLIFTAVICKLCSAPRKSTVSSQLAVHKLAKSVVLKRQVSLTSPEQSKMSRPAKDQIPYDPQWELPRDRLALGKPLGEGCFGRVALAEIIGMDEDQPARVTKVAVKMLKGDDVSLSHLSDDADSHFLLCAADAGEKDQLDLISEMQMMKTIGRHKNIINLIGACTHDGPLFVVVEYAARGNLREHLRARRPPEYPGQAVPVGMELQELVSASYQVARGMSYLASKKCVHRDLAARNVLVTHDYVMKIADFGLARDVHHVDYYKKTTNGPLPVKWMAPEALFDRVYTHQSDVWSYGVLLWEIFTLGGCPYPGIPVEEVFKLLKEGHRMEKPPACTQEIYVMMRDCWHAVPSCRPTFQKLVEDLDRILSLLANQDYLDFSSPHNHSPLLGSSPWTHST